From one Candidatus Binatia bacterium genomic stretch:
- a CDS encoding CBS domain-containing protein, with amino-acid sequence MKVRDIRKSSSVPLQTVTPDHTVREAVEVLCRFNIGALPVLDIEGSLVGIISERDVLRLCCRDDGPAMLSTRVRDVMTREVVVAVPDDSVEYVMRVMTERRVRHLPVLEDHNLVAIVSIGDVVKAQHDEKDTEIRYLRDYMQGALA; translated from the coding sequence ATGAAGGTTCGTGACATTCGAAAAAGCTCTTCCGTCCCCCTCCAGACCGTCACTCCGGACCACACCGTTCGCGAAGCCGTCGAGGTCCTGTGCCGCTTCAACATCGGTGCGCTGCCGGTCCTCGACATCGAGGGCTCGCTGGTCGGCATCATCTCCGAGCGCGACGTCCTGCGGCTGTGCTGCCGCGACGACGGCCCGGCGATGCTTTCGACGCGGGTTCGCGACGTGATGACGCGCGAGGTGGTCGTCGCGGTGCCCGACGACAGTGTCGAGTACGTGATGCGCGTAATGACCGAAAGGCGAGTGCGTCACTTGCCGGTGCTCGAGGACCACAACCTCGTTGCGATCGTCTCGATCGGGGATGTCGTCAAGGCCCAGCACGACGAGAAGGACACCGAGATCCGCTATCTGCGCGACTACATGCAGGGCGCGCTGGCCTGA
- the arsS gene encoding arsenosugar biosynthesis radical SAM (seleno)protein ArsS (Some members of this family are selenoproteins.), giving the protein MSEGPTATLAATPAADRDVQSEPDFAATLARSGLWPLVRTSLSTVQVNVGKLCNQACHHCHVEAGPKRTEIMTEATARRVLELVAASSGVRTVDLTGGAPELCPSFQRLVEGSRALGKRVLVRCNLTVLFEPGMEDLPRIYSDNQVGLVCSLPCYTAENVDQQRGRGVFDKSIAALRLLNSVGFGQPGSPLTLDLIYNPLGAFLPPEQSTLESKYHEELDRLFGVRFHRLLTLANLPLKRFAEMLARSGDDARYMSLLVAHFNAATVAGLMCRDMVSVAYNGSLHDCDFHQMDEIPLLREKRPQTLWSIDSFDELACTSIQTARHCYGCTAGAGSSCGGALAG; this is encoded by the coding sequence GTGAGCGAAGGCCCGACTGCGACTCTTGCCGCGACTCCCGCCGCGGATCGCGACGTGCAGTCGGAGCCCGATTTCGCCGCGACGCTTGCCCGAAGCGGCCTGTGGCCGCTGGTGCGCACGTCGCTTTCGACGGTGCAGGTCAACGTAGGCAAGCTCTGCAACCAGGCCTGCCACCACTGCCACGTCGAAGCGGGTCCGAAACGCACGGAAATCATGACCGAGGCCACCGCACGGCGCGTGCTCGAGCTCGTCGCGGCCTCGAGCGGCGTCCGTACCGTCGACCTCACCGGCGGCGCACCGGAGCTTTGTCCCTCGTTCCAGAGGCTCGTCGAGGGCTCACGCGCGCTCGGCAAGCGCGTGCTCGTGCGCTGCAATCTCACCGTGCTGTTCGAGCCCGGGATGGAGGATCTGCCTCGCATTTACAGCGACAACCAGGTGGGCCTGGTGTGCTCGCTTCCGTGCTACACCGCCGAGAACGTCGACCAGCAAAGAGGCCGAGGCGTCTTCGACAAAAGCATCGCGGCGCTGCGGCTGCTCAACTCTGTCGGGTTCGGGCAGCCCGGCTCGCCTCTCACGCTCGATCTCATCTACAACCCCCTCGGCGCTTTCCTTCCGCCGGAGCAGTCGACGCTGGAATCGAAGTACCACGAGGAGCTCGACCGTCTCTTCGGCGTGCGCTTCCACCGCCTGCTGACGCTCGCGAACCTCCCGCTCAAGCGCTTCGCCGAGATGCTTGCGCGAAGCGGCGATGACGCGCGCTACATGAGCCTGCTCGTCGCGCACTTCAATGCGGCGACGGTCGCGGGGCTGATGTGCCGCGACATGGTGAGCGTCGCGTACAACGGCAGCCTTCACGACTGCGACTTCCACCAGATGGACGAAATCCCGCTGCTGCGCGAAAAACGGCCCCAGACCCTGTGGTCGATCGACTCGTTCGACGAGCTGGCCTGCACGTCGATCCAGACGGCGCGGCACTGCTACGGATGCACCGCGGGCGCGGGATCGAGCTGCGGCGGCGCGCTGGCCGGCTGA
- a CDS encoding LLM class F420-dependent oxidoreductase has translation MQFGCLVPQGWRLDLMGVTGDRNKWETCDRVARGLDAAGWESLWVYDHFHTVPRKEIEATFEAWTLMTHLASATSRARIGQLVTCNEYRHPAHLAKIAACVDVMSGGRLELGLGAGWYQEEFDAYGYEFRPIGERLGRLRESLEVIRAMWSNEKASYEGRHFRLKDAVCQPQPLQKPHPPIVIGGRGEKVLLRLVARFADVWNYNGNRDEFARYRDILKEHCRVVGRDFDEIRITAMAGGICYDSEQEKEAFLESIAAQKLPAERLFGFVSCKGSREECAEFLDGYGKLGVSGVVFYFNDIASFGSGRSQAEKFQRDVFPLL, from the coding sequence ATGCAGTTCGGATGCCTGGTTCCGCAGGGATGGCGCCTCGACCTGATGGGCGTCACCGGCGATCGAAACAAATGGGAGACCTGCGACCGCGTCGCCCGGGGCCTCGATGCCGCGGGATGGGAGTCGCTGTGGGTCTACGATCATTTCCACACGGTTCCTCGCAAGGAGATCGAGGCTACGTTCGAAGCGTGGACGCTGATGACGCACCTGGCGAGCGCGACCAGTCGCGCCCGCATCGGTCAGCTCGTCACCTGCAACGAGTACCGGCACCCGGCGCATCTCGCGAAGATCGCAGCCTGCGTCGACGTGATGAGCGGCGGTCGCCTCGAGCTCGGCCTCGGCGCCGGCTGGTATCAGGAGGAATTCGACGCGTACGGCTACGAGTTCCGTCCGATCGGCGAAAGGCTCGGCCGGCTGCGCGAATCGCTGGAAGTGATTCGCGCGATGTGGAGCAACGAAAAAGCCAGCTACGAGGGCCGGCACTTCCGCCTGAAGGATGCCGTCTGCCAGCCGCAGCCGCTGCAGAAGCCGCACCCGCCGATCGTCATCGGGGGACGCGGCGAGAAAGTGCTGCTGCGCCTTGTTGCGCGCTTCGCCGACGTCTGGAACTACAATGGCAACCGTGACGAGTTCGCGCGCTATCGCGACATCCTGAAGGAGCACTGCCGCGTCGTCGGCCGCGACTTCGACGAGATCCGCATTACCGCGATGGCCGGCGGAATCTGCTACGACAGCGAGCAGGAAAAGGAAGCCTTCCTCGAGAGCATTGCGGCGCAGAAGCTGCCCGCCGAGCGGCTGTTCGGCTTCGTCTCGTGCAAGGGATCGCGCGAGGAGTGTGCCGAGTTCCTCGACGGCTACGGCAAGCTCGGCGTCTCGGGCGTCGTCTTCTACTTCAACGACATCGCCAGCTTCGGCTCCGGCCGCTCCCAAGCCGAAAAGTTCCAGCGAGACGTATTTCCATTGTTGTAA
- a CDS encoding YqgE/AlgH family protein has product MLGELHVAPGLLIAMPQLRDPNFDRSVVLMIEHRTEGSFGLVINRPTRTPVGDLLKSIDVDWRGAGDVAWSGGPVQPETGWILHERVEGLDGLGTRELIPGLFITSAPDALRELARHPPRRVRFLLGYSGWGPAQLERELTETAWVNSDVDADFLFETPPEKMWEAALLRLNVAPITLAPSHGIH; this is encoded by the coding sequence ATGCTCGGCGAGTTGCACGTCGCTCCGGGTCTGCTGATCGCGATGCCCCAGCTTCGCGATCCCAACTTCGATCGCTCGGTGGTGCTGATGATCGAGCACCGCACGGAGGGTTCCTTCGGGCTGGTCATCAACCGGCCGACGCGCACTCCGGTCGGAGACCTTCTCAAATCCATCGACGTCGACTGGCGGGGCGCCGGTGACGTCGCGTGGTCCGGCGGTCCCGTGCAACCCGAGACGGGCTGGATTCTTCACGAGAGAGTCGAAGGCCTCGACGGCCTGGGCACCCGCGAGCTGATTCCGGGGCTTTTCATTACGTCGGCGCCCGATGCCCTGCGCGAGCTGGCCAGGCATCCTCCGCGCCGCGTCCGATTCCTGCTCGGTTATTCGGGATGGGGTCCGGCCCAGCTCGAGCGCGAGCTGACCGAAACGGCGTGGGTCAACAGCGACGTAGACGCCGACTTCCTGTTCGAGACCCCGCCCGAGAAAATGTGGGAGGCGGCCCTGCTCCGCCTGAACGTTGCGCCGATCACGCTGGCGCCGTCCCACGGCATTCATTGA
- a CDS encoding DUF255 domain-containing protein: MLHDQATRRAPCAARIVAAAALLLPACQSHAPAPPARLCKAPAALPGSVPFPDSVRSALDSTPVPEEAAPVPGTAAPASDDAAPGDHAACNRLALEPGAFARQHALDAIDWRSWSPETLAEAASLKRPLLVVTGFAACAACGFADDPSLFDSRVVTAINAHFVPVLVDRDERPDVDAYLMLATEVVTGQAGWPAAVFLQSDAKPFDALSWGAAATSEKKLSRFAVEVVRRIELGGGVIADRAEGTMEKLARRAALDTTGPVPAAAEVATALRGYVAKSLDAASASFPPPPLFPRAPLLDFLLRSAAGEAADGGRTAAEAVLAGLRVSALDDAVGGGFFRYARKAGWQEPSHEKLLADNAALASAYLEAAAATGREDLRAAAASILDFLLQDLRTDGGAFAASIDARSRDAAGEPCDGCYYAGLDDERAAALASPDAREKDRQKRASVAAPARNDVVLADANALAISALVRGAAVLAQPRYLDAAKAAASFLDAKLRAGGRVKHCIHGDGRSCAAGYLADQALVALAFVDLDAASRDNGKWLQAARAIADALPRDFEHSGSGGFFQTAADAEQLPLRLVPAFDGAVASGNSAAALLYTRLAQVTGDAAYADTARRTIGGLSVVLTLRPLELPQLALALENLENAGAAPRRANDAK, translated from the coding sequence ATGCTGCACGACCAGGCAACGAGACGAGCTCCGTGCGCGGCGCGCATCGTCGCTGCAGCGGCGCTGCTGCTGCCGGCGTGCCAGTCGCACGCTCCCGCGCCGCCGGCGCGCCTGTGCAAGGCTCCCGCGGCGCTGCCGGGCTCGGTGCCGTTTCCCGATTCCGTCCGCTCGGCGCTCGACTCGACGCCGGTGCCAGAGGAGGCGGCGCCAGTGCCTGGTACCGCGGCGCCGGCATCCGATGACGCAGCGCCCGGAGACCACGCCGCCTGCAATCGCCTCGCGCTGGAGCCGGGCGCATTTGCGCGCCAGCACGCCCTGGACGCGATCGACTGGCGGTCCTGGTCGCCCGAAACCCTCGCGGAGGCCGCTTCGCTCAAGAGGCCGCTGCTCGTCGTAACCGGTTTTGCGGCGTGCGCGGCGTGCGGCTTCGCCGACGATCCGTCTCTCTTCGATTCCCGCGTGGTCACCGCGATCAACGCGCATTTCGTTCCCGTGCTCGTCGACCGCGACGAGCGGCCGGACGTGGACGCGTACCTGATGCTCGCGACCGAAGTGGTCACCGGCCAGGCGGGCTGGCCTGCCGCCGTGTTCCTGCAGAGTGACGCGAAACCGTTCGACGCGCTGTCGTGGGGTGCGGCGGCCACCAGCGAAAAGAAGTTGTCGCGCTTCGCGGTCGAGGTGGTGCGCCGCATCGAGCTCGGCGGCGGCGTCATCGCCGACCGCGCCGAAGGCACGATGGAAAAGCTCGCGCGGCGCGCGGCTCTCGATACGACGGGACCGGTTCCGGCGGCGGCAGAGGTGGCGACCGCGCTGCGCGGCTACGTCGCGAAGTCGCTGGACGCGGCATCGGCGAGTTTTCCGCCGCCGCCGCTGTTCCCACGCGCCCCGCTGCTGGATTTCCTGCTGCGCTCGGCCGCGGGCGAAGCAGCCGACGGTGGCCGCACGGCGGCCGAAGCCGTTCTTGCCGGGCTGCGCGTCAGCGCGCTCGACGACGCGGTCGGAGGCGGCTTTTTCCGCTACGCCCGCAAAGCCGGGTGGCAGGAACCGTCGCACGAGAAGCTGCTCGCCGACAATGCTGCGCTCGCGAGCGCTTACCTCGAAGCGGCCGCCGCCACCGGCCGCGAGGATTTGCGCGCGGCGGCTGCGTCGATTCTCGATTTCCTGCTCCAGGACCTGCGCACCGATGGCGGAGCTTTTGCCGCATCCATCGACGCGCGAAGCCGCGACGCGGCGGGAGAGCCCTGCGACGGCTGCTACTACGCCGGACTCGACGACGAGCGCGCTGCGGCGCTCGCCTCCCCGGACGCACGCGAGAAAGACAGACAGAAACGTGCCTCGGTCGCCGCTCCCGCGCGCAACGATGTCGTGCTTGCCGATGCGAACGCACTGGCGATCTCGGCGCTCGTGCGCGGCGCAGCGGTGCTCGCCCAGCCTCGCTACCTGGACGCCGCGAAGGCTGCAGCCTCTTTCCTCGACGCGAAGCTGCGCGCCGGCGGCCGCGTGAAGCACTGCATCCACGGCGACGGCCGCTCGTGCGCAGCGGGGTATCTTGCCGACCAGGCACTGGTCGCGCTCGCGTTCGTCGACCTCGACGCTGCGTCCAGGGACAACGGCAAGTGGCTCCAGGCTGCACGGGCGATTGCCGATGCGCTTCCCCGCGATTTCGAGCACTCCGGCAGCGGAGGCTTCTTCCAGACGGCGGCCGACGCCGAGCAGCTTCCGCTTCGCCTCGTTCCGGCTTTCGACGGCGCCGTTGCCAGCGGGAACTCGGCGGCGGCCCTGCTCTACACGAGGCTCGCGCAGGTCACGGGCGACGCCGCATACGCCGACACTGCGCGCCGCACGATCGGGGGACTGTCGGTCGTGCTCACGTTGCGCCCGCTCGAGCTTCCGCAGCTGGCGCTGGCGCTGGAGAACCTGGAAAACGCAGGCGCCGCGCCGCGGCGCGCGAACGATGCGAAATGA
- the hemG gene encoding protoporphyrinogen oxidase — protein sequence MKRRIVVVGAGIAGLSAAYRAHRLAQEAGLDVEVSVLEAGARAGGVIETAEQSGCTMELGPDSIVTEKPWARALCEEIGLEERIIGTRGEFRKSFVALGRTLHPIPEGFFMMAPTRLAPFVGTRLFTWPAKLRMAADLVLPRRSDGADESLASFVRRRLGSQALERAAQPMVGGVYTADPEKLSLRATMPRFIEMERKHRSLILGLMESQRGGARAAARAEGVASGPRYSLFISLDRGLSVLPRRLVEILPAASIRTNTIVERIEHDDGRWKVYTLDECIDADAVCIATPAYAASRLVEGIAPELARSLNLVEYASAATVNLVYRRDDVPHPLDGFGFVVPAVEKRSLLACTFSSVKYQQRAAAGTVLLRAFVGGALFPDAYDQADDKMLGGVTRDLGELLGIKVAPRDVRIARWPRSMPQYNVGHLERVARIEEEAGRYATLALAGSAYRGVGIPDCVRSGEAAAERLVGAIKRWGQAPAE from the coding sequence ATGAAGCGACGCATCGTCGTCGTCGGAGCCGGCATCGCCGGGCTGTCGGCGGCCTACCGCGCGCATCGGCTGGCGCAAGAGGCCGGCCTCGACGTCGAAGTTTCGGTGCTCGAAGCCGGTGCCCGCGCCGGCGGCGTGATCGAGACCGCCGAGCAGAGCGGCTGCACGATGGAGCTCGGACCGGATTCCATCGTCACCGAGAAACCGTGGGCGCGCGCGCTCTGCGAGGAGATCGGGCTCGAAGAGCGGATCATCGGGACGCGCGGGGAGTTCCGCAAGAGCTTCGTCGCGCTCGGCCGCACACTGCACCCGATCCCCGAAGGCTTCTTCATGATGGCACCGACGCGGCTGGCGCCGTTCGTCGGGACACGGTTGTTCACGTGGCCTGCCAAGCTTCGCATGGCGGCCGATCTCGTGCTGCCGCGGCGCAGCGACGGCGCCGACGAAAGCCTCGCGTCCTTTGTGCGGCGACGGCTCGGCAGCCAGGCCCTCGAACGGGCGGCGCAGCCGATGGTAGGCGGCGTCTACACGGCCGATCCCGAGAAGCTCAGCCTTCGCGCAACGATGCCGCGCTTCATTGAGATGGAGCGAAAGCACCGCAGCCTGATCCTCGGGCTGATGGAATCGCAGCGGGGCGGGGCGCGCGCGGCGGCGCGCGCCGAAGGCGTGGCCTCCGGGCCCCGCTACTCGCTGTTCATCTCGCTGGACCGGGGCCTTTCGGTGCTGCCCCGGCGCCTGGTCGAGATCCTGCCCGCCGCCTCGATCCGCACGAACACGATCGTCGAGAGAATCGAGCACGACGACGGGCGCTGGAAGGTCTACACGCTGGACGAATGCATCGACGCCGACGCGGTGTGCATCGCGACGCCTGCGTACGCGGCCTCGCGCCTGGTCGAGGGAATCGCGCCGGAGCTCGCGCGCTCGCTGAATCTCGTCGAGTACGCATCCGCCGCAACCGTCAACCTCGTCTACCGTCGCGACGACGTGCCGCATCCCCTCGACGGATTCGGCTTCGTCGTGCCGGCGGTCGAGAAGCGCTCGCTGCTGGCGTGCACGTTCAGCAGCGTCAAGTACCAGCAGCGGGCGGCGGCAGGCACGGTGCTGCTGCGCGCGTTCGTTGGCGGCGCACTGTTTCCCGACGCCTATGACCAGGCCGACGACAAGATGCTGGGCGGCGTCACGCGCGACCTCGGCGAGCTGCTCGGCATCAAGGTCGCACCTCGCGACGTGCGCATCGCCAGGTGGCCGCGCTCGATGCCGCAGTACAACGTCGGGCACCTCGAGCGCGTCGCCCGCATCGAGGAGGAGGCCGGCCGCTACGCGACGCTCGCGCTGGCCGGATCGGCCTATCGCGGCGTGGGCATTCCCGACTGCGTCCGCTCCGGAGAAGCCGCCGCCGAGCGCCTGGTGGGCGCGATCAAGCGGTGGGGTCAGGCACCAGCCGAATAA
- the hemE gene encoding uroporphyrinogen decarboxylase yields MTHSEPHPHDGNQEKDKTGRGFGGLRVVTFESRMAAETARLVHNAGGVAISAPSMKEVPLAANDAALAFADSLLAAKIDIVVFLTGVGARALLDAWQARGDRDQVLAALARTTIVARGPKPVQALREVGLPVTITVAEPNTWREILATLDEAAESVDLAGARVAIQEYGIPSDELARGLEARGAVVTRVEVYRWALPDDLAPLQDAIRQVLARTADVLLFTSSTQVLHLFEVARRLGVEDGLRSAVAEVVIGSVGPVCSETLAEQGLSVDFEPSHPKLGTLIKEASALAPALIVERRARMRTSRVSPATVRAAATHDGSAAAALQGSVFLKACRREPVPHTPVWLMRQAGRYMQEYRELRARASFIELCKTPELAAQAAVEAQQRIGADAAILFSDILLILEPMGLGLEYVHGDGPSLSRLVRGPGDVDRLREIDPAAELSFVMDALRRTRAELAPSVPLIGFSGAPFTLASYVIEGGGSRNYIQTKRFMYADKGAWDAMMDRLARAVGAYLRAQIDAGAQAVQLFDSWVGCLSPSDYATYVAPHMKTIAACIGASVPLISFGTDTATLLDQQVEAGCSVIGIDHRVAIAPVFDRFAGVAVQGNLDPVLLFADRDTIRRQCARVLDEVGGRAGHIFNLGHGILPGTPVDNVIALVDAVHELSQRN; encoded by the coding sequence ATGACGCACAGCGAGCCACATCCCCACGACGGCAACCAGGAGAAGGACAAAACCGGCCGCGGTTTCGGAGGACTTCGCGTCGTCACGTTCGAAAGCCGCATGGCCGCCGAGACCGCCAGGCTTGTGCACAACGCGGGGGGCGTGGCGATTTCCGCGCCGTCGATGAAGGAGGTGCCGCTGGCAGCCAATGATGCCGCGCTCGCTTTTGCCGATTCCCTTCTCGCGGCGAAGATCGACATCGTCGTCTTCCTTACCGGTGTCGGCGCGCGCGCCCTGCTCGATGCGTGGCAGGCCCGCGGCGACCGCGACCAGGTGCTGGCTGCGCTTGCGCGCACGACGATCGTCGCGCGCGGACCGAAACCCGTGCAGGCGCTTCGCGAAGTGGGCCTGCCGGTCACGATCACGGTCGCGGAGCCGAACACGTGGCGCGAGATTCTCGCGACGCTCGACGAGGCCGCCGAGTCGGTGGACCTGGCCGGCGCCCGCGTCGCGATCCAGGAATACGGAATACCGAGCGACGAGCTCGCGCGCGGCCTGGAGGCGCGCGGCGCCGTCGTGACGCGCGTCGAGGTGTATCGCTGGGCGCTTCCCGACGATCTCGCGCCGTTGCAAGACGCAATCCGCCAGGTGCTGGCGCGCACGGCCGATGTCCTGCTGTTCACCAGCTCGACGCAGGTCCTTCACTTGTTCGAGGTCGCTCGCCGCCTCGGCGTCGAGGACGGGCTTCGCAGCGCCGTGGCCGAAGTGGTCATCGGCTCGGTTGGCCCCGTCTGCAGCGAGACGCTCGCGGAGCAGGGCCTGAGCGTCGACTTCGAGCCGTCGCATCCGAAGCTCGGAACGTTGATCAAGGAAGCCTCCGCGCTCGCCCCCGCGCTCATCGTGGAACGGCGGGCCCGCATGCGCACATCGCGGGTTTCGCCCGCGACGGTACGAGCCGCGGCAACGCACGACGGCAGCGCTGCCGCCGCGCTGCAGGGCAGCGTGTTCCTCAAGGCCTGCCGACGCGAGCCGGTGCCGCACACGCCGGTATGGCTGATGCGCCAGGCCGGCCGCTACATGCAGGAATACCGCGAGCTTCGGGCGCGCGCTTCGTTCATCGAGCTGTGCAAGACGCCCGAGCTCGCGGCCCAGGCCGCCGTCGAGGCCCAGCAGCGCATCGGCGCCGATGCCGCGATCCTTTTCTCCGACATCCTGCTGATCCTCGAGCCGATGGGCCTCGGCCTCGAGTACGTCCACGGCGACGGACCGAGCCTGTCGCGCCTGGTGCGCGGCCCCGGCGACGTCGACCGTCTTCGCGAAATCGATCCTGCCGCCGAGCTTTCGTTCGTCATGGATGCGCTCCGGCGCACACGCGCCGAGCTGGCGCCGTCGGTGCCGCTGATCGGCTTCAGCGGCGCTCCGTTCACGCTGGCGTCCTACGTCATCGAAGGCGGCGGGTCGCGAAACTACATCCAGACCAAGCGCTTCATGTACGCCGACAAGGGCGCGTGGGACGCGATGATGGACCGCCTGGCGCGCGCTGTCGGCGCCTACCTTCGCGCGCAGATCGATGCCGGCGCCCAGGCCGTGCAGCTTTTCGACAGCTGGGTCGGATGCCTGTCCCCGTCCGATTACGCGACTTACGTCGCACCGCACATGAAAACGATTGCCGCGTGCATCGGCGCTTCGGTCCCGCTGATCAGCTTCGGCACTGACACCGCGACGTTGCTCGACCAGCAGGTCGAAGCCGGCTGCTCGGTGATCGGCATCGATCATCGCGTGGCAATCGCACCGGTGTTCGACCGCTTCGCCGGCGTCGCCGTGCAGGGCAACCTGGATCCCGTGCTGCTGTTCGCCGATCGCGACACGATCCGCCGCCAGTGCGCTCGCGTGCTCGACGAGGTCGGCGGCCGCGCCGGGCACATCTTCAATCTCGGCCACGGGATCCTGCCGGGTACGCCGGTCGACAACGTCATCGCTCTCGTCGACGCCGTGCACGAGCTGTCGCAGCGGAACTGA
- a CDS encoding FxLYD domain-containing protein, producing the protein MRALAAALVMTGVVALPSRCGAGENSSPAPSAPKPAAGAAAAKTDAKPAAAKAGAADPSQIEITSTKSSWDNLSELFLSSAPAPAFSEGSVFVMSGELRNKSRRPVRYVVLRYELLDENGKILQDVEGYNRSAEGMRPDEEGNTHPEEVKAIPAGGTDSYRMVFFHDEVPKFKNQRVRVTEVHEDGK; encoded by the coding sequence TTGCGCGCACTGGCCGCCGCGCTGGTGATGACGGGCGTCGTCGCGCTGCCGTCGCGCTGCGGCGCGGGCGAGAACTCCTCGCCGGCGCCATCGGCACCCAAGCCTGCGGCCGGGGCCGCTGCTGCAAAGACCGACGCGAAGCCTGCTGCCGCAAAAGCGGGTGCGGCCGATCCGTCGCAGATCGAGATCACGTCGACCAAATCTTCGTGGGACAACCTGTCCGAGCTTTTCCTCAGCAGCGCTCCGGCGCCGGCGTTCTCCGAGGGCAGCGTGTTCGTGATGAGCGGCGAGCTTCGCAACAAGAGCAGGAGGCCGGTGCGCTACGTGGTGCTGCGCTACGAGCTGCTCGACGAAAACGGCAAGATTCTCCAGGACGTCGAAGGCTACAATCGCAGCGCCGAAGGCATGAGGCCGGACGAAGAAGGCAACACGCATCCGGAAGAAGTGAAGGCGATTCCCGCAGGCGGCACCGACAGCTACCGCATGGTCTTCTTCCACGACGAAGTTCCGAAGTTCAAGAACCAGAGGGTGCGCGTTACCGAGGTGCACGAGGACGGGAAGTGA